The window TTGGGATGGATGCGCGCCTTGAAGAGGCTTTCCGAGGCATAGATGTTGCCCACGCCCACCACGATGTCGCCGGCCAGCAATACTTGCTTGATGGGAGCGCTGCGGCCCCGGGTCTGCCTGAACAGCTCGCGGGCAGTGAATTTTTCTTCCAGCGGCTCCAGCCCCAGGCTGCGCAGCAGCAGATGCTCTTCCACCGCGCCGTCGGCCAGGTCGTGCCAGAGGATGGCCCCAAAGCGGCGCGGGTCGGTCATGCGCATGACCTGTCCGCCGACTTCGAGATCGAAGTGATCGTGCTTCTGCGGGGCGATGCCCGGCGGCAGGATGCGCAGGTGGCCCGACATGCCCAGGTGCACGATGAGCGTGCCATGGTCGAAATGGATCAGCAGGTACTTGCCGCGCCGACCGGTGCTGCGGATGACGCGCCCGCGCAGCAAGGCCTCCAGGCCGACCGGAAAGGGCCAGCGCAGGCCGCTATGGCGCATGACGACGCCGCTGACGGTACGCCCCTCCAGGTGAGGTGCAACACCGCGGCGGGTAACTTCGACTTCTGGTAATTCTGGCATCTGGCTGTTTTGACGGGACAACTGGCAAGCATTGCCGGGAAGGCCCATATGATAATGCAGATGCCGAAAACAAGACCTTGGTGCAGACATTGCAAGCTGCACAAGGCGGCTTGTCAAAGATGGATTACACTGCGCTGTCAGCATAGCCGCAGTTGTTACGCGTAAAATCGAACCCTCCGAAACATCAGGATGACATCTTGAAAAAAACCATCGCCCTCCTCACCAGTTCCCTGCTGCTGACGGCCTGCGCGAGCTTCCAGCCGTCCGGCGAGAAGGCGAATGCCACGGCGGCCCAGGACCAGAAGAGCGCTTCGGCCAAGGCGGCCGCCCGCAAGAAGACGCCCAAGGCCAAGGTCCAGCAGCAGGAAGATGCGCTGCCCGCCGTCGAATTGAGCGAGGACATCCTCTACAAGGTGCTCACCGCCGAGATCGCCTTCCAGCGCGGCCAATGGCAGCCGGCCTACGTGACCATGCTGGCGGCCGCCCAGCAGACACGCGACCCGCGCCTGGCCAAGCGCGCCGCCGAGATGGCGGTGACGGCGCGCCAGCCCAGCGAAGCGCTGGTGGCGGTGCGCCTGTGGACCGAACTGGCCCCGCATTCGGATGAAGCCCTGCAGAACTACCTGGGCCTGATCATGCTCTCGGACAGCGTGGACGAGATCGAACCGTTGCTGACCCAGCGCCTGGCCGACGCCGCCCCGCAGGCGCGCGGGCCGATGCTGCTGCAGATCCAGCGCCTGCTGGTGCGCGCCAAGGACAAGCAGGCCAGCTTCGCCATCCTGCAAAAGATCAGCCAGCCCTACGGCGACCTGATGGAAACCCACCTGGCCCTGGCCCAGGGCGCCTTCAGCGTGGGCGACACCACCTATGCGCAGCGCGAGGCGCGCGCCGCCATGAAGATCAAGCCCGATTCCGAACTGGCCGTGCTGACCGCCGCCCAGGTCGCGCCGGACAACAAGGAAGCCACCAAGCTGGTCACCGAGTTCCTGCGCAAGTATCCGGATGCGCGCGAAGTGCGCGTAGCCTATGCCCGCACCCTGGTCGAGCAGAAGGACTACAAGGACGCCCGCACCCAGTTCGAAGCCCTGCTCAAGGAAGACGGCGAAGACCCGACCACGCTGTTCGCCCTGGGCGTGCTGTCGGCCCAGACCGATCAGCTCAAGGATGCCGAGTACTATCTGCAGCGCTACCTGCAGGTGCTCTCGGCCATGCCCGAGGAAGACCGCGATCCCAGCCAGGCCATCCTGCTGCTCTCGCGCATCGCCGAGGAGCGCCGTGATATCGATGGCGCGCTGCGCTACCTGGACCGGGGCGAGCCCGGCACCGAAGGCTATGTGAACATCCAGGTCCGCCGCGCCCAGCTGCTGGCGCGCAAGTCCGATATCGAAGGGGCGCGCAAGGCGCTGGAAGCGGCACAATCGGAATCGACCAACGACGGTGAACAACTGCAACTGCTGCAGGCCGAATCGGCCCTGCTGCGCGACGCCAACCGCAACCAGGAGGCCGCCGATGTCATCAAGGCCGGCCTGGAGCGCTTCCCCAACAATACCGACCTGCTCTACGACTACGCCATGGTGCTGGACAAGCTGGGCAAGTACGACGAGATGGAAGCGTCCCTGCGTCGGGTCATCAAGCTGGCCCCCGGCAACCAGCATGCCTACAACGCGCTGGGTTATTCGCTGGCCGATCGCAATGTACGCCTGCCCGAGGCGCTGGAACTGATCAGGAAGGCCGCCGAGATGGCGCCCGAGGATGCCTTCATCGCCGACAGCCTGGGCTGGGTGCTGTTCCGCATGGGCCGACTGGATGAGGCCGAGACGCAGATGCGCCGCGCCTATGGCCTGCGCCCCGACGCCGAGATCGGCGTGCACCTCGGTGAAGTGCTGTGGACCCGCGGCAAGCAGGACGAGGCGCGCAAGATCTGGCGTGACGTCGCCCAGAAGGATCCCGCCAACGAAGTCCTGAAAAGCACGCTCACGCGGCTCAATGTGAAGCCATGAGTCGCAGCCGCTTGCTGATGCAGGCCAACACGGCCTGCCTGGTGACCTTGGTTGCGCTGCTGGCCGGTTGCGCCACAGTCTCGCAGGATGCCGTGCCGACCAATGCGACGGCGCCCGCCTACCAGAACAGCATCGAGATCGATGGCCGCATCTCGGTGCAGTACGAGCAGGATGATCGTCCGCAATCGCTGCACGGCAGCTTCTTCTGGAAGCAGACCGCACAGGAGCTGAACCTGGAGATGTTCTCGCCGCTGGGCCAGACGGTGGCCACCATCAACGTCAAGCCCGGCATCGCCACGCTGGTGCAGTCGGGACGCGCGCCGCAGGTGGCCACTGACGTCGATGCGCTGGCGGCGCAATCGCTGGGCTGGCCGCTGCCGGTCTCGGGCATGCGCCAGTGGCTGCAAGGCAGCGGCATCGATGCCGCCGGCAAGCCCTTCGTGGCCAAGGCCGGCGACAACGACGCCAGTTTCGCCACCCGCGATGGCTGGCGCGTCACCTATGCCAACTGGGAGAGCGATGCCGCCAGTGGCCAGGTGCGCCCCAAGCGCATCGACCTCGTGCGCAGCACCACGCAGGCCGGCAAGGTATCGATCCGCATTGCTATCGACAACTGGAAGAAGCCCTGATTCCTCTTCATCCGGCATCACGTTTCACCTTCAACCGAACAATCCGCACTGCGCATGACCACCATCCTCACCGCCTGCCCGGCGCCGGCCAAGCTGAACCTGTTCCTGCATGTGACCGGCCGCCGTCCGGATGGCTATCATCTGCTGCAATCAGCCTTCCAGCTCATCGACCGCTGCGACACCCTGGACTTCGCGGTACGCGACGATGGACGCATCATCAGGACCAACGAAGTGCTGGGCGTGCCCGCCGAGTCCGACCTGGTGATCCGCGCCGCGCATCTCCTGCGCGACGCCGCAGGCCGCCCGGAGCTGGGGGCCGACATCACCGTGCACAAGGTCCTGCCCATGGGCGGTGGAGTCGGCGGCGGCTCTTCCGATGCGGCGACGACCTTATTGGTCTTGAATCATTTATGGAAATGCGGCTACAATCGCGCCTCGCTGATGGAGATGGGCCTCAAGCTCGGCGCTGATGTTCCCTTCTTCCTGTTCGGCCGCAATGCATTCGCAGAAGGTGTGGGCGAAGAGTTGTCGGTGCTGCGTACCGCGGATTGCTGGTATGTGGTGATCGAACCGGGCGTATCTGTTCCAACCTCGATAATTTTTTCTTCAAAGTTGTTGACAAGGGATACGCAACCCGTCAGAATAACGGACTTTCCTGATGCGACGAAACAAGTTGCTTCCAGCTTCGGGAAAAACGATCTGGAAATGGTGGCAACCGCGCATTTCCCCGAAGTTGCAGCAGCAGTCGAATGGCTGGGCAAATTCGGGAATGCAAGAATGACCGGATCTGGCGCCTGTGTGTTTTGTGCATTCGAACACGAACATCAGGCAGACGAAGTGCTCAAGACATTGCCTTCGCGCTGGATCGGCTGGAAAGCCAAAGCGATGCAGGAACATCCTCTCGCCCATTTAGTGCAGTCGTAAAGAGAATTGAGAATTGGTTTGACGAAGACGCAGCGCCTGATGATGAGCGCGCCGGCACGGCAAACAGCAAGTTGCGTAGGGGAATCGCCAAGCTGGTTAAGGCACCGGATTTTGATTCCGGCATTCCAAGGTTCGAATCCTTGTTCCCCTGCCATTTAATTCGGACAGGCCTTTCGTTCAGGCCCGGGTCCAGTCAGAAAAATAAGCCGTCAATGTGAGACCACCAAGTCAAGCATTGTCGGCTTTTCGACTTTTTAACGATTGCATTCAGGGATACCCACATGGCACTTGAAAACCTGATGGTTTTTACTGGCAACGCCAACCCCGAACTGGCGCGCGGCGTCGCTGAGAAACTCGGTATCCCGCTGGGCAAGGCCAATGTTTCCAAGTTCTCCGACGGCGAAGTCATGGTCGAGATCAATGAAAACGTTCGCGGCAAGGACGTCTTCGTGCTGCAGTCCACCTGCGCACCGACCAATGACAACCTGATGGAAATCATGATCATGGTCGATGCCTTGAAGCGCGCATCGGCCGGTCGCATCACCGCCGCCATCCCCTACTATGGTTATGCCCGCCAGGACCGCCGTCCGCGTTCGGCGCGCGTGGCCATCTCGGCCAAGGTCGTGGCCAACATGCTGCAGGAAGCCGGCGTCGAGCGCGTCCTGATCATGGATCTGCACGCAGACCAGATCCAGGGCTTCTTCGATATCCCGGTGGACAACATCTACGCTTCGCCCATCCTGCTGGGCGACCTGGTCAACAAGAACTACGAAGACCTGCTGGTGGTCTCGCCCGACGTCGGCGGCGTGGTGCGCGCCCGTGCGCTGGCCAAGCGCCTGAACTGCGACCTGGCCATCATCGACAAGCGTCGTCCCAAGGCCAACGTCTCGGAAGTGATGAACATCATCGGTGAAGTCGAAGGCCGCAACTGCGTCATCATGGACGACATGGTCGACACCGCCGGCACCCTGACCAAGGCCGCTGAAGTCCTGAAGGAACGTGGCGCCAAGAAGGTCGTGGCCTACTGTACCCACCCGGTGCTGTCGGGTCCGGCGATCGAGCGCATTGCCAATTCGCCCCTGGATGAACTGGTGGTCACCGACACCATCCCGCTGTCGCCGGCTGCACGCGGCTGCCCGAAGGTGCGTCAGCTGACCTGCGCCGACCTGCTGGCCGAGACCTTCAAGCGCATCACCAAGGGTGACTCGGTGATGTCGCTGTTTGCTGAATAAGATTTTGCATTCGCCTCGCTGCGGCGTTGTTGTGTTGTAGTCGTAGCAAGGTTTTTCCGTATTCCCTGGTCGCGGGGAATATTTACCTCACGGGGCAACCGTCGCTTGATCGATTCAACGACGAGTCCCGCCAACATTGGAGTTATCAAATGAAAGTGATCGCCTTTCCGCGTAAAGAACAGGGCACCGGAGCGAGCCGCCGCCTGCGTCGCGCGGGTCAAACCCCGGGTATCGTCTACGGTGGCACCGCTGCCCCGTTGAACATCGCTGTTGACCACAACGCGCTGTACCACGCCCTGAAGAAGGAAACCTTCCACTCGTCCATCCTGGACCTGGAAATCGAAGGCAAGGTCGAGCAAGTGCTGCTGCGTGACTTCCAAGTCCACGCTTACAAGCAACTGGTCCTGCACGTTGACTTCCAGCGCGTGGACGCTTCCCAGAAGCTGCACACCAAGGTGCCCCTGCACTTCGTGAACGCTGAAGTCTCGCCGGCCGTCAAGCTGCACGGCGGCATCATCAGCCACGTCGCTGCCGAACTGGACGTGACCTGCCTGCCGAAGAACCTGCCTGAGTTCATCGAAGTCGACCTGGCCAAGCTGGACGTCGGTCAATCGATCCACCTGGCTGACCTGAAGCTGCCCAACGGCGTGACCGC is drawn from Herbaspirillum seropedicae and contains these coding sequences:
- the mutM gene encoding bifunctional DNA-formamidopyrimidine glycosylase/DNA-(apurinic or apyrimidinic site) lyase, yielding MPELPEVEVTRRGVAPHLEGRTVSGVVMRHSGLRWPFPVGLEALLRGRVIRSTGRRGKYLLIHFDHGTLIVHLGMSGHLRILPPGIAPQKHDHFDLEVGGQVMRMTDPRRFGAILWHDLADGAVEEHLLLRSLGLEPLEEKFTARELFRQTRGRSAPIKQVLLAGDIVVGVGNIYASESLFKARIHPKTAAGKISLPRYERLAQAIRETLAAAIEQGGSSLRDFIAVNGQSGYFQQNYFVYNRTGEACRICATPIRQIKQGQRSTFYCVSCQK
- a CDS encoding tetratricopeptide repeat protein — translated: MKKTIALLTSSLLLTACASFQPSGEKANATAAQDQKSASAKAAARKKTPKAKVQQQEDALPAVELSEDILYKVLTAEIAFQRGQWQPAYVTMLAAAQQTRDPRLAKRAAEMAVTARQPSEALVAVRLWTELAPHSDEALQNYLGLIMLSDSVDEIEPLLTQRLADAAPQARGPMLLQIQRLLVRAKDKQASFAILQKISQPYGDLMETHLALAQGAFSVGDTTYAQREARAAMKIKPDSELAVLTAAQVAPDNKEATKLVTEFLRKYPDAREVRVAYARTLVEQKDYKDARTQFEALLKEDGEDPTTLFALGVLSAQTDQLKDAEYYLQRYLQVLSAMPEEDRDPSQAILLLSRIAEERRDIDGALRYLDRGEPGTEGYVNIQVRRAQLLARKSDIEGARKALEAAQSESTNDGEQLQLLQAESALLRDANRNQEAADVIKAGLERFPNNTDLLYDYAMVLDKLGKYDEMEASLRRVIKLAPGNQHAYNALGYSLADRNVRLPEALELIRKAAEMAPEDAFIADSLGWVLFRMGRLDEAETQMRRAYGLRPDAEIGVHLGEVLWTRGKQDEARKIWRDVAQKDPANEVLKSTLTRLNVKP
- the lolB gene encoding lipoprotein insertase outer membrane protein LolB, with amino-acid sequence MSRSRLLMQANTACLVTLVALLAGCATVSQDAVPTNATAPAYQNSIEIDGRISVQYEQDDRPQSLHGSFFWKQTAQELNLEMFSPLGQTVATINVKPGIATLVQSGRAPQVATDVDALAAQSLGWPLPVSGMRQWLQGSGIDAAGKPFVAKAGDNDASFATRDGWRVTYANWESDAASGQVRPKRIDLVRSTTQAGKVSIRIAIDNWKKP
- the ispE gene encoding 4-(cytidine 5'-diphospho)-2-C-methyl-D-erythritol kinase yields the protein MTTILTACPAPAKLNLFLHVTGRRPDGYHLLQSAFQLIDRCDTLDFAVRDDGRIIRTNEVLGVPAESDLVIRAAHLLRDAAGRPELGADITVHKVLPMGGGVGGGSSDAATTLLVLNHLWKCGYNRASLMEMGLKLGADVPFFLFGRNAFAEGVGEELSVLRTADCWYVVIEPGVSVPTSIIFSSKLLTRDTQPVRITDFPDATKQVASSFGKNDLEMVATAHFPEVAAAVEWLGKFGNARMTGSGACVFCAFEHEHQADEVLKTLPSRWIGWKAKAMQEHPLAHLVQS
- a CDS encoding ribose-phosphate pyrophosphokinase, encoding MALENLMVFTGNANPELARGVAEKLGIPLGKANVSKFSDGEVMVEINENVRGKDVFVLQSTCAPTNDNLMEIMIMVDALKRASAGRITAAIPYYGYARQDRRPRSARVAISAKVVANMLQEAGVERVLIMDLHADQIQGFFDIPVDNIYASPILLGDLVNKNYEDLLVVSPDVGGVVRARALAKRLNCDLAIIDKRRPKANVSEVMNIIGEVEGRNCVIMDDMVDTAGTLTKAAEVLKERGAKKVVAYCTHPVLSGPAIERIANSPLDELVVTDTIPLSPAARGCPKVRQLTCADLLAETFKRITKGDSVMSLFAE
- a CDS encoding 50S ribosomal protein L25/general stress protein Ctc codes for the protein MKVIAFPRKEQGTGASRRLRRAGQTPGIVYGGTAAPLNIAVDHNALYHALKKETFHSSILDLEIEGKVEQVLLRDFQVHAYKQLVLHVDFQRVDASQKLHTKVPLHFVNAEVSPAVKLHGGIISHVAAELDVTCLPKNLPEFIEVDLAKLDVGQSIHLADLKLPNGVTAVTQENLTIATATVPAGQVSAEGEAAAGGAEEAK